One segment of Bradyrhizobium sp. CB2312 DNA contains the following:
- the fetB gene encoding iron export ABC transporter permease subunit FetB, translating into MTYIQLSYGDLALPALLVVMDGVLSLVLRLKLEKQLAIATVRMVLQLVLVGYVLTFLFAAVSPLWTALAASIMVLFASREIVARQKRRLPGIWSYGLGAGCTLLAAGTVTMFALLTELRPDPWYHPRYALPLLGMILGNTMTGISLGLDVLTNSLVRERAAIEACLALGGTRYQALLPVIRDALRSGFMPIMNSMAAIGLVSLPGMMTGQILAGVEPVDAVKYQLLIMFLIAGGTGLGTLAAVLGGAHLLTDHRHRLRLDRISR; encoded by the coding sequence GTGACCTACATCCAGCTTTCGTACGGTGACCTGGCCCTGCCCGCGCTCCTCGTCGTCATGGACGGCGTTCTCTCGCTTGTTCTCCGCCTCAAGCTCGAAAAACAACTGGCCATCGCAACAGTGCGGATGGTGCTTCAACTCGTGCTAGTGGGATACGTGCTGACGTTCCTGTTTGCCGCGGTGTCGCCACTCTGGACCGCGCTCGCCGCCTCCATCATGGTTCTGTTCGCCTCGCGCGAAATCGTCGCGCGGCAGAAGCGACGCCTACCTGGCATTTGGAGCTACGGCTTGGGCGCCGGTTGCACGCTGCTCGCCGCCGGTACCGTCACGATGTTCGCGCTCCTGACGGAGCTACGCCCGGATCCCTGGTATCATCCGCGCTATGCGCTGCCTTTGTTGGGCATGATCCTGGGCAACACCATGACCGGCATAAGTCTCGGCTTGGACGTGCTGACAAATAGTCTGGTGCGCGAACGAGCCGCCATAGAAGCTTGTCTTGCGCTCGGCGGCACCCGGTATCAGGCCCTGCTACCAGTCATACGGGATGCGTTGAGAAGCGGCTTCATGCCGATCATGAACAGCATGGCGGCGATCGGTCTTGTTTCCTTGCCGGGGATGATGACTGGCCAGATTCTCGCGGGTGTCGAGCCGGTCGATGCGGTAAAATATCAATTGCTGATCATGTTCCTGATTGCCGGCGGGACCGGGCTCGGAACGCTGGCCGCTGTCCTGGGTGGCGCACACCTGCTGACCGATCATCGCCACCGGCTACGTCTCGATCGAATTTCCCGCTAA
- a CDS encoding ATP-binding cassette domain-containing protein: MLTVRGLKRLHISVSFDLQDGECVALQGPSGAGKTLLLRSIADLDPNEGTVKLDGTLREAMPAPAWRKRVTYLAAEPGWWSDTVQDHFSGWDDALPLVKRLGLPDDCGPWLIQRLSTGERQRLGLVRALMLRSRVLLLDEPTSALDSASAAAVESLIAERISNGTSVIWSTHDNAQARRVGSRIFAMGPDGGIEENRP, translated from the coding sequence ATGCTGACGGTCCGCGGGCTCAAGCGCCTGCACATCTCCGTGTCGTTCGACTTGCAGGACGGTGAATGCGTCGCCCTGCAAGGGCCTTCCGGAGCAGGAAAGACCTTGCTGCTCCGCTCCATCGCGGATCTCGATCCCAACGAAGGCACGGTCAAGCTGGACGGAACGCTCAGAGAGGCGATGCCCGCCCCCGCCTGGCGAAAACGAGTGACCTATCTCGCAGCCGAGCCTGGCTGGTGGTCGGACACCGTGCAAGATCACTTTAGCGGCTGGGATGATGCCCTGCCGCTAGTCAAACGTTTGGGACTGCCGGACGACTGCGGACCTTGGCTGATCCAAAGACTTTCGACCGGCGAGAGACAGCGATTGGGGCTGGTGCGGGCGCTCATGCTGCGATCGCGGGTGCTTCTGCTCGACGAGCCAACCTCGGCGCTCGACTCTGCATCCGCTGCTGCAGTGGAATCCTTGATCGCCGAACGCATTTCGAATGGAACCAGCGTCATCTGGAGCACCCACGACAACGCTCAAGCCCGCCGCGTCGGGTCAAGGATATTCGCGATGGGCCCCGATGGTGGCATCGAGGAAAATCGGCCGTGA
- a CDS encoding Cj0069 family protein: MDTEKQPSPRRTVAILSRGDAVARRDATSKNGRFVDVFEALAAVGVDGRPAIYDESFADAVREQLLAVDGVLVWVNPIQDGRNRAGLDALLRDVAARGVWVSAHPDVILKMGTKEVLYRTRSMGWGSDTALYQTAAAMRAELPARLATGPRVIKRNRGNGGQGVWKVEKLPTSPMIKVLDATKDAPEELTLDEFLRRCAEYFENGSVIDQAFQPRLSEGVVRCYMAGDRCAGFGHHKVKALVDSPAARSEAGPRLYTSNADPRFQRLRRLMEDEWTPQLTSLLDIARDDLPAIWDADFMLGPVQADGSDSYVLGEINVSSVHPYPNEAPTEIARRVADRLQLKL; encoded by the coding sequence ATGGATACCGAAAAACAACCCTCTCCCCGACGTACCGTCGCCATCCTCTCGCGAGGAGACGCCGTCGCGCGTCGAGACGCGACCTCGAAAAACGGCCGCTTCGTCGACGTCTTCGAGGCGCTCGCCGCCGTCGGCGTCGATGGGCGCCCCGCAATCTACGACGAAAGCTTCGCCGACGCCGTCCGCGAACAACTGCTCGCAGTGGACGGCGTACTCGTCTGGGTCAACCCGATTCAAGACGGCCGAAACCGCGCCGGTCTCGACGCCCTGCTGCGCGACGTCGCCGCGCGGGGCGTGTGGGTCAGCGCCCATCCCGATGTCATCCTCAAGATGGGCACCAAGGAGGTCCTCTATCGTACCCGCTCGATGGGCTGGGGATCAGACACGGCGCTCTATCAAACCGCCGCGGCCATGCGCGCCGAGTTGCCGGCGCGGCTCGCCACCGGCCCGCGCGTGATCAAGCGCAACCGGGGCAACGGCGGCCAAGGCGTCTGGAAGGTCGAGAAGCTGCCGACCTCTCCCATGATAAAAGTGCTGGACGCGACCAAGGACGCGCCCGAGGAACTGACGCTGGATGAATTTCTCCGTCGCTGCGCGGAGTATTTCGAGAACGGCAGCGTGATCGACCAAGCGTTCCAGCCTCGCCTGAGCGAGGGCGTGGTCCGCTGCTACATGGCAGGCGATCGCTGCGCCGGCTTCGGCCATCACAAAGTCAAAGCCCTGGTCGACTCGCCGGCCGCGCGTTCCGAAGCCGGACCGCGGCTCTACACGTCGAACGCAGACCCCCGCTTCCAGCGGCTGCGTCGGTTGATGGAGGACGAGTGGACGCCACAGTTAACCTCGCTGCTGGACATCGCGCGAGATGACCTCCCCGCGATCTGGGACGCCGACTTCATGCTCGGCCCCGTCCAGGCCGATGGGAGCGACAGCTACGTGCTCGGCGAGATCAATGTCAGCTCGGTGCATCCCTACCCGAACGAGGCGCCGACGGAGATCGCCAGGCGGGTTGCCGACCGGCTGCAGCTTAAGCTTTGA
- a CDS encoding sulfurtransferase/chromate resistance protein, with amino-acid sequence MSASYTSISPDKLFRLIGTAAAPTLIDVRIDEDFSADPRLIPAAVRRSQLDVQDWASRLTGQSVVVVCHKGKKLSEGTAAWLRCGKVSAEILEGGRLGWKQANHPTVPANKIPKRDGRGRTVWVTRARPKIDRIACPWLIRRFVDPTAQFLFVAPAEVEAVAERFEATPFDVENVFWSHRGELCTFDVLVKEFCLSSPPLERLATMVRAADTGRLDLSPEAPGLLAASLGLSRMFDDDLEQLNAGFLLYDSFYRWCRDATKETHNWPTNKAKA; translated from the coding sequence ATGTCAGCATCGTACACCTCCATTTCACCGGACAAACTGTTTCGATTGATAGGCACGGCGGCCGCGCCGACGCTCATCGATGTACGCATCGACGAGGACTTCTCTGCTGATCCGCGCCTGATTCCCGCCGCGGTGCGGCGCTCGCAACTCGACGTTCAGGACTGGGCCTCTCGCCTGACGGGCCAGTCCGTTGTCGTGGTCTGTCACAAGGGCAAGAAGCTCAGCGAAGGCACCGCGGCCTGGCTCCGCTGCGGCAAGGTCTCGGCCGAGATTCTCGAAGGTGGCCGTCTCGGCTGGAAGCAAGCAAACCATCCGACGGTCCCAGCCAACAAGATCCCGAAGCGCGACGGGCGTGGTCGCACGGTATGGGTCACGCGAGCGCGTCCCAAGATCGATCGCATCGCCTGCCCATGGCTAATCCGCCGTTTCGTCGATCCCACTGCCCAATTCCTGTTCGTCGCGCCGGCCGAGGTCGAAGCCGTGGCCGAGCGCTTCGAGGCCACGCCGTTCGATGTCGAGAACGTGTTCTGGAGCCACCGCGGTGAACTCTGCACCTTCGACGTGCTGGTCAAGGAGTTCTGCCTGTCGTCGCCCCCGCTAGAACGGCTCGCGACGATGGTCCGCGCCGCCGACACGGGGCGGCTTGATCTGTCTCCAGAGGCACCGGGCCTGCTCGCAGCCTCGCTCGGCCTGTCGCGCATGTTCGATGACGACCTTGAGCAGTTGAACGCGGGTTTCCTGCTCTACGACTCGTTCTACCGATGGTGTCGCGACGCGACCAAGGAGACGCACAACTGGCCGACCAACAAGGCCAAAGCCTGA
- a CDS encoding PepSY domain-containing protein, which translates to MRTRTVLQATILLAIASVWSPAHALTQEELVAKIQAAGYSQVRDIKSTAEGTTAKAMKNGKEVRLVVDSSGQIKERN; encoded by the coding sequence ATGCGAACACGGACAGTCCTTCAGGCAACCATCTTGCTCGCGATAGCGAGCGTTTGGTCACCCGCCCACGCCCTGACCCAGGAGGAGCTCGTCGCAAAGATCCAGGCGGCCGGCTACTCGCAGGTGAGGGACATCAAGTCGACGGCAGAAGGCACGACCGCCAAGGCGATGAAGAACGGCAAGGAAGTCCGGCTCGTCGTCGACAGCAGCGGCCAGATCAAAGAGCGAAACTGA
- a CDS encoding DUF1259 domain-containing protein yields MKRTIHALIALGACILAPAFGSFVSPARAQSVDWQKVDETLGRKAAVSDDVHRYGFPRTDLPVTLDGVTIKPALALGGWVAFKPGHGGAMVMGDLVLLETEINPVMAKMIASGLEITAVHNHLLRASPATFYMHVAGNGDPVKLASAIHDALAESKTPLTAAAPSSPPPAVDLDTAKLDQIIGVKGQANGGVYQFNVKRRDPIMQDGMPLTPVGPMGVAIGINFQPTGGGKAAITGDFVLTGDEVNPVILALRTHGIEVTALHSHMLDEQPRLFFMHFWANDDAVKLAEGLRAALDKTASTKS; encoded by the coding sequence ATGAAACGGACAATTCACGCGCTGATTGCGCTCGGCGCATGTATCCTGGCACCTGCTTTCGGCTCTTTCGTTTCGCCGGCGCGTGCGCAGAGCGTCGACTGGCAGAAGGTCGACGAGACGCTGGGGCGGAAGGCTGCCGTCTCGGACGACGTCCACCGCTACGGCTTTCCCCGGACCGATCTGCCCGTGACGCTGGATGGGGTCACGATCAAGCCGGCGCTGGCGCTCGGTGGCTGGGTCGCGTTCAAGCCAGGGCACGGCGGCGCTATGGTCATGGGCGACCTTGTGCTGCTCGAGACCGAGATCAATCCCGTGATGGCGAAGATGATCGCGAGCGGTCTCGAAATCACCGCCGTGCACAATCATCTGCTGCGCGCGAGCCCGGCGACCTTCTACATGCACGTCGCCGGCAACGGCGATCCCGTCAAGCTGGCCTCGGCGATCCACGACGCGCTCGCCGAAAGCAAGACCCCGCTGACGGCCGCAGCACCGTCCAGCCCGCCGCCGGCCGTCGATCTCGACACGGCGAAGCTCGACCAGATCATCGGCGTGAAGGGACAGGCCAACGGCGGCGTCTATCAGTTCAACGTCAAGCGGCGAGACCCGATCATGCAGGACGGCATGCCGTTGACCCCCGTCGGCCCGATGGGCGTCGCGATCGGTATCAATTTCCAGCCGACCGGCGGCGGGAAGGCGGCCATCACGGGTGACTTCGTGCTGACGGGCGACGAGGTGAACCCGGTCATCCTGGCCCTGCGGACGCACGGCATCGAGGTCACGGCGCTTCACAGCCATATGCTGGATGAGCAGCCGCGGCTCTTCTTCATGCATTTCTGGGCGAACGACGACGCCGTCAAGCTGGCCGAGGGCTTGCGTGCGGCGCTCGACAAGACGGCAAGCACGAAAAGCTGA
- a CDS encoding glutathione S-transferase family protein → MSDPIVYGFPRSTFVNIVRLILTHKDVAYRFHDLEPVMGKPDHLGLHPFKRVPILEHGDLTIYETSAIAAYVDEAFGGPSLTPKDIKARARMNQWISAVNSYYYPYMIYHVTHERLVFPELGIASDEKVVAHALPKVETGLAVAEGQLAHGKNFLLGDELSIADFYLLPSTFAFSLTAEGQSMYPKFPAFCRWRERMDNLLATQKVRAAVQRLPIEHAREWATSHRPKY, encoded by the coding sequence ATGTCTGATCCGATCGTCTACGGCTTTCCACGCAGCACCTTCGTCAACATCGTCAGACTGATCCTGACACACAAGGACGTCGCTTACCGCTTCCACGACCTCGAGCCGGTCATGGGCAAGCCCGATCATCTGGGGCTGCACCCGTTCAAGCGCGTGCCGATCCTCGAACATGGCGATCTCACTATCTACGAGACGAGCGCGATAGCCGCTTATGTCGACGAAGCCTTCGGCGGCCCGTCGCTGACGCCCAAGGACATCAAGGCGCGGGCGCGCATGAACCAGTGGATCAGCGCGGTCAATTCCTACTACTACCCCTACATGATTTACCACGTGACGCACGAGCGCCTGGTTTTCCCCGAACTCGGCATTGCCTCCGACGAGAAGGTCGTGGCCCACGCGTTGCCCAAGGTCGAGACCGGACTTGCGGTGGCCGAAGGCCAGCTCGCCCATGGCAAGAACTTCCTGCTGGGCGACGAACTGTCGATCGCGGACTTCTACCTGCTGCCGAGCACCTTCGCGTTCAGCCTGACAGCCGAGGGGCAATCGATGTATCCGAAGTTCCCAGCATTCTGCCGCTGGCGGGAGCGCATGGACAATCTGCTGGCAACGCAAAAGGTGCGCGCGGCAGTGCAGCGCCTGCCGATCGAACACGCGCGCGAATGGGCCACTTCGCACCGGCCGAAGTATTGA
- a CDS encoding transcriptional regulator GcvA, with product MRPRLPPLNALKAFEAAARHESFTRAAEELCVTQGAVSHQVKALETELAVKLFNRERQRLIITEAGRDYLSVVRDALDRIAIGTERLLQRQNAGVLTVSTSPDFAAKWLVHRLGHFAEAHTGIDLRVSATLHHVDFAREEVDLAVRHGDGNWPGLDAIRLSTERLFAVCSPKLLSNRRRIGGVADILKFPLIHLDSRSDWGNWLRGVGIEDAGVTHGPVLNRASMVIDAAINGQGIALARTTLAAWDLINGRLALAFPESTPLSKTYWIVCPKASAAQPKIATFRDWLLAEASNDLRQLKSLVGTSKTKPR from the coding sequence ATGCGCCCACGCCTGCCGCCGCTCAATGCCCTGAAGGCCTTCGAAGCCGCCGCGCGCCACGAGAGTTTTACGCGCGCGGCTGAAGAGCTTTGCGTCACCCAGGGCGCGGTGAGCCATCAGGTGAAGGCGCTGGAAACTGAGCTCGCGGTCAAGCTGTTCAATCGTGAACGTCAGCGCCTGATCATCACCGAAGCGGGGCGCGATTATCTTTCGGTCGTGCGCGATGCGCTCGACCGAATCGCCATCGGCACCGAGCGGTTGTTGCAGCGACAGAATGCAGGCGTGCTCACGGTCTCGACGTCTCCGGATTTTGCCGCCAAATGGCTGGTGCACCGGCTCGGCCATTTTGCCGAGGCGCATACCGGCATCGACCTGCGCGTTTCTGCCACCCTTCACCATGTAGACTTTGCGCGTGAGGAGGTGGACCTCGCGGTCCGCCACGGCGATGGCAATTGGCCAGGCCTAGATGCAATTAGGCTGTCGACGGAGCGGCTCTTTGCCGTATGCAGTCCAAAGCTCTTGTCGAATCGCCGTCGCATCGGGGGCGTCGCTGATATCCTCAAATTTCCCTTGATCCATCTCGACAGCCGATCCGACTGGGGGAACTGGTTGCGTGGTGTCGGTATCGAGGACGCCGGTGTCACACACGGGCCTGTGCTCAATCGTGCGAGCATGGTTATCGATGCCGCGATTAATGGACAGGGCATCGCGCTCGCTCGAACGACGCTGGCTGCGTGGGATTTGATCAACGGTCGGCTGGCACTCGCATTTCCGGAGTCAACGCCGCTCTCCAAGACCTATTGGATCGTATGCCCGAAGGCCTCTGCGGCGCAGCCAAAGATCGCGACCTTTCGCGACTGGCTGCTCGCCGAGGCCTCAAACGACCTTCGTCAACTCAAATCACTCGTCGGGACATCGAAGACGAAGCCGCGGTGA